One stretch of Rhipicephalus sanguineus isolate Rsan-2018 chromosome 10, BIME_Rsan_1.4, whole genome shotgun sequence DNA includes these proteins:
- the LOC125760122 gene encoding uncharacterized protein LOC125760122, giving the protein MASARQQLQFTARGGRPARLHQETHLDWAPTLLLGYTRKSEGIARYEHAARRRTKRPTPEVDAGTTAPSKISGFAATSPENCCDDGDNGTHSEDSPPLLQAECEIQAAENESGVAVQAEMSMADVAALELQCTMLNDNLYALREYIDKLEWTEAAFRESKSKVMYYTGMASFDILYGIFSVVECYVPHGANNVLSKFQEFILFLMKLKLNLHNTDLGFRFGVSEATASRIFDKWLYVTYCRLKPYISWPDRVLLQKTMPQAFFDSFGANVATVIDCFEIKIERPSLQFRSETWSQYKQSNTAKFLIGIVPQGAVTFISEGWGGRCSDKHITEHSGMLDNLRPGDVVLADRGFNISESVGFYCARLHVPAYTKG; this is encoded by the exons ATGGCAAGCGCGAGGCAGCAGCTGCAGTTTACGGCCAGGGGCG GTAGACCGGCCAGGCTCCACCAAGAAACGCACCTGGACTGGGCGCCAACGCTTTTGCTCGGATACACAAGAAAAAGTGAAGGCATTGCCCGCTACGAGCATGCTGCAAGGCGACGGACCAAGCGACCTACTCCCGAGGTCGACGCGGGGACCACTGCACCGTCAAAAATTTCTGGATTCGCCGCAACGTCGCCTGAAAACTGCTGCGATGACGGTGACAACGGCACACACTCGGAAGACAGCCCGCCACTGCTGCAAGCTGAATGTGAAATCCAGGCTGCCGAAAATGAATCAG GAGTTGCTGTACAGGCAGAAATGTCCATGGCAGACGTTGCAGCATTGGAGCTACAGTGCACTATGCTAAATGACAACCTGTACGCCCTGCGTGAATACATTGACAAGTTGGAGTGGACGGAAGCTGCATTCAGAGAGAGTAAGTCCAAGGTCATGTACTACACAGGGATGGCAAGCTTCGATATTCTGTATGGCATATTTAGTGTTGTGGAGTGCTATGTTCCACACGGTGCAAACAACGTTCTATCAAAGTTTCAAGAGTTCATTCTCTTCCTAATGAAGTTGAAACTGAATTTGCACAACACTGATCTCGGCTTCAGATTTGGAGTTTCAGAAGCGACAGCGTCGCGCATTTTTGATAAGTGGTTGTATGTTACATATTGTCGGCTGAAGCCATACATTTCGTGGCCAGACAGAGTTTTACTGCAGAAGACAATGCCACAGGCTTTCTTCGACTCCTTTGGAGCAAATGTTGCCACAGTGATTGattgttttgaaataaaaatagAGCGACCATCTCTGCAGTTTAGAAGTGAGACATGGTCGCAGTACAAACAGAGCAATACTGCTAAGTTTCTCATTGGCATTGTTCCTCAAGGTGCCGTTACCTTTATTTCAGAGGGTTGGGGAGGGCGCTGCAGTGACAAGCACATAACAGAACATTCCGGCATGCTTGACAACTTACGTCCTGGGGATGTTGTGCTTGCCGACAGAGGCTTCAATATCTCAGAGAGTGTTGGCTTCTACTGCGCGCGCTTGCATGTTCCAGCCTATACCAAAG gctaa